One Hydrogenispora ethanolica DNA segment encodes these proteins:
- the idi gene encoding isopentenyl-diphosphate Delta-isomerase has product MNQLILVDLLDREIGGAGKIEAHREGLLHRAFSVFICHDGQMLLQKRAYHKYHSGGLWTNACCSHPRQGEKLAAAVRERLRHELNIAPDTCRVTEIFDFVYFQKYGDHLFEYEYDHVFLADYGGALQANPDEIAAIRWVALEDLQADLLTRPQDYSAWFLIAAPKVLQFLMRAERPQAILG; this is encoded by the coding sequence ATGAACCAGCTCATTTTAGTGGATTTACTCGACCGGGAAATCGGCGGGGCGGGAAAAATAGAGGCTCACCGCGAGGGGCTGCTGCATCGCGCTTTTTCGGTATTTATTTGCCATGATGGCCAAATGTTGCTGCAAAAAAGAGCGTATCACAAATACCATTCCGGAGGGTTATGGACCAATGCCTGTTGTTCCCATCCCCGGCAGGGAGAGAAGCTGGCGGCGGCGGTCCGGGAACGGCTGCGGCATGAATTGAACATCGCGCCAGATACTTGTCGCGTCACGGAAATTTTTGATTTTGTCTATTTTCAGAAATATGGCGATCATCTGTTTGAATACGAATATGACCATGTTTTTTTGGCGGATTACGGCGGAGCGCTTCAGGCGAATCCCGACGAGATTGCGGCAATTCGCTGGGTCGCTTTGGAAGATTTACAAGCGGATTTACTGACCCGTCCGCAAGATTATTCCGCCTGGTTTCTGATTGCCGCGCCTAAAGTTTTACAGTTTCTGATGCGGGCTGAAAGACCCCAAGCAATTCTTGGGTAG
- a CDS encoding type II toxin-antitoxin system Phd/YefM family antitoxin, which translates to MQIKPSASIRQNYNEIAALCKSSGEPVYLTKNGEGDLVVMDIEAFSRREKMLKLREELLAVEEDRLAGRFGVAPDELDSYLECIIDEVEHGKESSI; encoded by the coding sequence ATGCAGATTAAACCGTCCGCAAGCATCCGGCAGAATTATAATGAAATCGCGGCGTTGTGTAAGTCCTCCGGCGAGCCGGTGTATCTCACCAAAAATGGCGAGGGCGATCTGGTGGTGATGGATATCGAGGCATTTAGCCGCCGCGAGAAAATGTTGAAGCTGCGGGAAGAATTGCTGGCCGTCGAGGAAGATCGTTTGGCCGGACGCTTCGGAGTTGCCCCGGATGAACTGGACAGCTATCTGGAATGTATTATTGACGAGGTCGAACATGGAAAAGAATCCTCAATATAG